From the genome of Amycolatopsis camponoti:
GCACCGGCACTCCCGCCGCCAGCACGGGCAAGATCAGCTCGCGATGCCTGGGCACCTGGACCGCGACGACCACCAGGTCGACGTTCTCGTCCTCGGCGAGCTGCTGGACCGACGCGTAGCCGGGCACCCCGAACGCGGCGCCGGCCGCGACCGCCGAGGCTTCGGAACTCGTCGCCAGAGCGGTCAGTTCCAGGCCGTCGACGGCCGAAAGCGCGGGCAGGTGTGCTCCGGACGCCCATCCTCCCGACGCGCTCAGGCCCACGATCCCGACCCCGATCGGCCGTTTTCCGGGTTCTGCCATCGTCTTCCTTTGGCATCGCCGGCTACGACGTGCGGGGGTGCTGACCCGGCCAGGCGAGCAGCGCGGTGGCGGCGATCTCATCGAGTTCGGCGGTCCCCAGGCCGTTCGCGGCCTGGACCGCGATGCCGAACCCCATCGTCATGACGAACCGGGCGAGACGCCTCGGATCGGCGTCCGGCCCGAGGTCGCCCTCGTCGACCGCCCGCCGGAAGCGCTCCTCGAGCCGTACGCCCGCATCGTTGCGCCAGTCGACGAGCACATCGTGCGCCGGGCGGCCCTGCTCGCTCAGCGCCAGTGCGCCCTGAACGGACAGGCACCCGGCGGGCGCGCCGGGCGATGTCGTGGTCCGGACGGCTCCGCGAAGGAACGCCTCGGCCACCCCTCGTGCCGTGGGCTCGTGCAGGGCGCGCGTCGCGTAGGAGGCGGGGCCCTCGGCGTAGCGCTTCACCGCCTTGCGGAAGAGCTGCTCCTTGTTGCCGAAGGCGGCATACATGCTCGACTTGGTGATCCCCATGGCACCGGTCAGATCCGTCAGGCTCGTGCCGTCGTAGCCCCGAGCCCAGAACACCTGCATGGCGCACTCCAGCGCCTCGTCGATGTCGAACTCCCGGGGGCGGCCGAACGCTGTGCTCCCCGAACCACCCATGGCGGCGTCCTCCTCGTTCCAGAGCCACCGGCTCTCGTCACAGCAGACTTTAGTACCGAGCGGTCCTGATGTGCTAGCGTTCTGTACCGATCGGAACTTAAAGCGGTCGACCTCACGTCAGAAAAGGACATCAGGATGAAAACCGCCTCGCTCGGAGGGCTGGAGATCTCCCGCATCGGTCTCGGCGCGATGGGAATGTCAGCCTTCTACACCGGAGCCGGCCGGCTGAACGACCAGTCGATCCGCACGATCCGGCACGCTCTGGATCTCGGTGTCACCCACATCGACACCGCCGAGGTCTACGGCCCCTTCGTCAACGAAGAGCTGGTCGGCCAGGCCATCAAGGGGCGCCGGGACGAAGTCGTCGTGGCCACCAAGTTCGGCCTCGTCTCGCACACCGGGCGCCCCGGCCCGGACAGCAGCCCGGCCGGCATCCGGGTCGCCGTCGAAGGATCCTTGCGGCGCCTGGGCACCGACCACATCGACCTCTACTACCAGCACCGCGTCGATCCGGACACCCCGATCGAGGACACCGTCGGAGCCCTGACCGAACTGGTCGCCGAGGGCAAGGTCCGCCACATCGGCCTGTCCGAGGCGGGCCCCACGACGATCCGGCGCGCGCACGCGGTGCACCCGCTCGCCGCTGTGCAGTCCGAGTACTCGCTGTGGACCCGCGACCCCGAAGCGGAGGTTCTGCCGGTCCTGCGAGAGCTCGGCGTGGGCCTCGTCCCGTACTCGCCGCTCGGCCACGGGTTCCTCACCGGCACCATCCGCTCGCTGGACGGCCTCGACGCCGACGATTGGCGCCGCACCAACCCGCGGTTCACCGGCGGCAACCTCGAACTCAACCTGCGCATCGTCGACGAGGTCAACGCCGTCGCCGCCGAAGCCGGGGCCACGCCCGCACAGGTCGCCCTCGCTTGGCTGCTCGCCCAGGGCGACGACATCGCCCCCATTCCCGGCACCACCCGCATCGACCGGCTCGAGGAAAACACGGCCGCCGACCACATCGGACTCACCGACGCCCACGTCGCCCGGCTGAACAACCTGGAGTCGGCCGCCGGTGACCGCTACGCCGAAGCCGACCTGGCCGCCATCGACCGCTGACCGACGATCACACTTTCAGGGGAACACATGAGAAAGAAAATGACGGTCCTGACCAGAACAGTCGTCGCCGTCGTCACCGCGGCCACCGCCGTCGTGGGGACCGGCCTGGTCTCGGCCGATGCCGCCGTGACCGCAAGACCGGAGTCGGCTGCCGTGCAGAGCACCGCCACCCGGACCGGCGAACCGGCCAACCGGCCGCCGACCGGCTACCAGTCGAACTACGCGTGGGTGAACGGTTTCCGGATGCATTACCTCCGTGGAGGCAGCGGCTCACCGGTCGTTCTCCTGCACGGTTTTCCGCAGACGTCCGCCGAGTGGGAGCCGCAACTTCAGGCCCTCGCCAAGAACCACACGGTGATCGCTGTCGACCTTCGTGGAACAGGTGACTCCTCGGTTCCGGAGACCGGCTACGACACGACACAGCTGGCTGACGACGTCCACACGCTGCTCGCCCGCCTCAACCTCGACAAGGGCATCCAGATCGTGGCCCACGACATCGGCGCGTGGATCGCCTACCCTTACGCCGCGATGTGGCCCACCGAGGTCAGCAGGATGGTGGTGATGGAGGGGCCCATCCCCGACCGGTCCCTCTACACGTTCCCGGCTTTCTCTCCCGAGGGCGAGCTTTCGACGTGGCACCTGGGATTCTTCCAGAAGGACTTCGCTCAGGATCTGGTCCGTGGGCACGAGCGCGACCTGGTCAAGGGGTTCATCGAGCAGTACCTGGCCGTGGACAGTGCGTTCGATGACGGCGACTACGAGTTCTACGCCCGATACCTCCGCGAGCCCGGCCGGTTCAAGGCGTGGATGGCCATGTACCAAGCGCTGCACACCGACATCGCCCAGAACGAGAAGTTCCGCGGGGCGGGGCTGCTGAAGATGCCGGTCCTGGCCGTCGGCGGCGAAGAGGCGCTGAGCGGTGCCGTCGGTACACAGTGGAAGGGTTACGCCTCGAACGTCGAGACCCGGGTAATGGCCGACACCGGCCACTGGCTCACCGAAGAACGACCGCGGGAACTCACCGCGCTGCTGCTGGAGTTTCTGCGCTGACGGCTGGAAACGCTGAAGCCAACCGCTGAACATCAGGGCGTGCACTGTCCGAGGACCGTGCACGCCCTGACGTTCTCGATGCGGTGGCCGCCGATCCTCGAGGGCCCGTGGCGTCGACTACGGTCAGGCGCACCCGAGCCTTCGCCACACGGCGGATGGGAACCACACAGTTGCGAGCCAACGGTTGGGCGTGACCGAGTGGGCTCGAGAGCTGGAGCGAGCGGGGCTCGCCCCGTCGACGGTGAGCTGGAGCACAAGATCACACCGCAAGCCGATCACCGAAGATCGAACCCGGAACGCGAAAAACCCCTCCGACCAGCCACAACGGCTGAAACGAAGGGGTTCTGCGAGAGTGGAGCTAAGGGGACTCGAACCCCTGGCCCCTCACTGCCAGTGAGGGCCGATCATGGTCCTGACCTGCGGCGATGGAGAATCGCCTAGTGAAATGATGCGCTTCGGTGCCGTTCTTGGCAACTGGGTGTTGTTGAGCGCGATTGCGGCAGGGGGTTTGCCCCAGCTGTGCCCCGGCGAAATTAGTGAGAGGAATGGCCGCGCTCGTATCGAACATCCGGTGCAGCTGGCAGGCGGTCCGGGCTTGGATCCACCCGAGGGGAACCAGGTCGGGCCGTGTCGTGTGCCCTTGCTCTGACCGTTGCCTTGAGTTGTGCCCTTGTCCCGGCTGCTCTTTGGGCTGATCGTGCGGACGACATCCGATCTGGTCGAACAGCCGTGCGCCGCCTTCTCCGATGTCCTCCCGGCAGTCTGCACCCGAGCCCGACGACCTGCGCATCTCGGCGCGTGCTTGCGTCGCGGCAGCGTGGTGCCGGCATCGGCGAGTGTTCGCGCTGGTGGCGAAGGAGGGAGCCACGACAGCTCCCATGGCTCCGAAGAGCGCTGTTTGACAACGCGTTTTCGACAGCCTACTTTCGAAAAGACGTTTTCGATACATGCCCGGCGAATGATCTCCCAGTGATCGACGCCGGGCTCGGAGGGTTCAGCCATGAGCAAGCAGACGCCAACGCCGGCAGCGAGGTCGGTGCGGCGTAAGCGGCTGACCGCCGAGCGGGAACGCGAGATCCTGGACGCGACGTTCGAGCTGGTCGCCGAGGTCGGCTACGACCACGCCACGGTCGACGAGGTCGCACGGCGCACCCGGTCCAGTACCGCCACGCTGTACCGGCAGTGGGACAACAAACCCACCCTGGTGATCACCGCGCTCCGCACGCGCAAGTACCCGCCGTTGCCCCCGATCGACACCGGTGACCTGCGCGGGGACCTGGTCGCACTGGCCCGGCACATGCCCCCACCGCATCCCGCGGGCGCCCCGACGCTCGGGATCTGGCAGGCGGTGATGTCCGACCCGGCGCTGGCCAGGGCCCTGCGGGACGTCCTGCTCGCCCCCTATGTCCAGGCGCTGCAAGCGAT
Proteins encoded in this window:
- a CDS encoding aldo/keto reductase, encoding MKTASLGGLEISRIGLGAMGMSAFYTGAGRLNDQSIRTIRHALDLGVTHIDTAEVYGPFVNEELVGQAIKGRRDEVVVATKFGLVSHTGRPGPDSSPAGIRVAVEGSLRRLGTDHIDLYYQHRVDPDTPIEDTVGALTELVAEGKVRHIGLSEAGPTTIRRAHAVHPLAAVQSEYSLWTRDPEAEVLPVLRELGVGLVPYSPLGHGFLTGTIRSLDGLDADDWRRTNPRFTGGNLELNLRIVDEVNAVAAEAGATPAQVALAWLLAQGDDIAPIPGTTRIDRLEENTAADHIGLTDAHVARLNNLESAAGDRYAEADLAAIDR
- a CDS encoding alpha/beta fold hydrolase; amino-acid sequence: MRKKMTVLTRTVVAVVTAATAVVGTGLVSADAAVTARPESAAVQSTATRTGEPANRPPTGYQSNYAWVNGFRMHYLRGGSGSPVVLLHGFPQTSAEWEPQLQALAKNHTVIAVDLRGTGDSSVPETGYDTTQLADDVHTLLARLNLDKGIQIVAHDIGAWIAYPYAAMWPTEVSRMVVMEGPIPDRSLYTFPAFSPEGELSTWHLGFFQKDFAQDLVRGHERDLVKGFIEQYLAVDSAFDDGDYEFYARYLREPGRFKAWMAMYQALHTDIAQNEKFRGAGLLKMPVLAVGGEEALSGAVGTQWKGYASNVETRVMADTGHWLTEERPRELTALLLEFLR
- a CDS encoding TetR/AcrR family transcriptional regulator; translated protein: MSKQTPTPAARSVRRKRLTAEREREILDATFELVAEVGYDHATVDEVARRTRSSTATLYRQWDNKPTLVITALRTRKYPPLPPIDTGDLRGDLVALARHMPPPHPAGAPTLGIWQAVMSDPALARALRDVLLAPYVQALQAILERHVERGAIRPDNPALEHAEMFLLGSFFIEKLLNGEEATARQLIAVMDALLLPALTAGTAR
- a CDS encoding TetR/AcrR family transcriptional regulator, which produces MGGSGSTAFGRPREFDIDEALECAMQVFWARGYDGTSLTDLTGAMGITKSSMYAAFGNKEQLFRKAVKRYAEGPASYATRALHEPTARGVAEAFLRGAVRTTTSPGAPAGCLSVQGALALSEQGRPAHDVLVDWRNDAGVRLEERFRRAVDEGDLGPDADPRRLARFVMTMGFGIAVQAANGLGTAELDEIAATALLAWPGQHPRTS